From the Eschrichtius robustus isolate mEscRob2 chromosome 3, mEscRob2.pri, whole genome shotgun sequence genome, the window TTAAGCCCATGAGAAAATGCCCGATCCAAAATCAGGCTGAATTGGGGGAGTGGGTCACTCCTGTActgtcctatttttaaaaaatcacgaCAGGAAATACTACTGTTTATTGGGCACTGCCCATGAGTCAGGCACTATGAAACACTTTGCAGACATTATCTAATTtcatcctcaccacaaccctgtgaggtcagtgttattatccccatgacacagatgaggaaactgagatcttGAGCCGTGATTCATTTGCTTGAAGTCACATGGCTGGTAAGTACTGAGTccggaatttgaacccaggtgggtTGAATCCAAGGCTGAGTTTCCAAAGTTGTGAAGTAGGTACAGTTTGTAGTTGTGTCTCCTTCAGTTGCCCCATGGCCCCATGTTCCTTTCAAACCCTGCTGCCAGGATAGGGTCTGAAACTCCTGCTGACAGAAAAGGCTTCTGTGTTCTCCGTCCCTGGTGGACCTGCATTTCACTTGGAGTAAAGCCTCTAGCAGAGGAATGAAGCTGAAATGGTGCAATTCCAGGCAGTAGCCCTGGTTGGGGATGAGCCGCAGGCCGCACCCCTCCCTGGAGTCTTGCCATCAGGCTGCCTCTGAACTTGGCAGAAGTGCAGGTTGTTCTGGTTCTGCCCAGTCTGCTATGAGGGGTCCTTTTTCAGGCTCCTTTTCTCACCTTTGGGGAACCACAGAGGAGGCAGAGGCCTCACTCTGCTGAACTAGATTATGAAAGTGGCCAGGACTGAAGAGAGGAAGGCTCATGGAGAACTTTGCATCCAGCGTATTAGGATCCAGGGCCCTGGATCTCCGGGAGGCTCCCCCATTAACTCCTGCACCCTGACTGTCCGTCCTGCCCTGCAGAACTTGGCGTGCACATGCTCATTTGCACTTGCTCGTTTGTATATGATGCACTTCTGTAACTCCTCTGGCTGGAGCCCTTCTCACGTCTTTTTGCTCCAGAGGGAGCTCAGCCACGGCAGGGGTCCGGCAACCTCCTTCCGCTGGTTCCTCAACGGCCTCCACCCGGAGCTGGGCTGCAGAGTGCACAGCGCCGCTGGGTGCGGGAGTGACGGCCAAGGATGCGAGGTGAGGGTGGGGACAGGAGAAAGCCCCAGGCCCACCCTGTTCCTGCTCAGGACTCCCACTGCACCGTCAGGGCCAGGCCTCTGAACAGAGAGTCCAGCTCCGTGGGTGACTCCAGGTCTGGGGCCCGAGGGCCTGGGCTCTTGGCCTCAGTCTCGGATGCTGGACCCTCGTCACTGGGACACACGAGGGACTCCAGCAAGCCCCAGGGACTTGGACCCTTGTCTGTGGGGGAACATGGGCGGGAAGGAGTCTGCAAAGGGAGGGACATGGGGTGACCCTCGATCTggacagaggagaggaggggcagcTGGCCCTTTACGTAGCTTCGTGTCCTTGGTTCCCCTCTGCGTATGACATCAGAGTCAGGTTCTCTGTCCGTGTGAACCCCCAGATGCTGGTGGAAGGATTTTACTTCTTGGGGGTCCTGCATAGCCAAGGAGGTCACCTGCTGCAGAGAAAGGCCACCTGGGCTGCAGCTTCCAGCTGGTGCCTCTTTCTGGAGCTGACCTTTAGTTCCGAGGTGTTTGGGACCAGAGAGTGTCATAGGTGGGGGGTCTCTGCCAGAACCTTCCCCGCATATCCCGTAGGAAGGAGGCCAGCTGTCCGGAGTGGCCTGAGGGGTGTAGGAAGGGGTCTGGACCTCCGAGATGGCCTGGGGAGTGTAGGAGGGAGGTTTAGCTTTGGGGGTTACCTGAGGTGCATAGGACAGGGGCCTGCCCTCAGGGGCAGCCTGCGGGGCATAGGACAGTGGGGGGAGTGTCTGGAGAGGTGGCCCGCCAGAGGGCTGGAGGATGGAGAGGTCCGGCTGCCCAAGGTAGGCGATCTCAGACAGGCTGTGTCGCGGTGGGGCTCCTGGAGGCTCGATGGGCCCGGAGACCTTGACTTGGGCGTACTGGACAGGCTGGGCCAGGCCGCTCGGGCCACTGAGGTCAAACACAGGGCTTAAGATGTGCTCCTGGATGAGCTGCAGAGGCTGGAAGGTCAGTACGTGCTGGACATTCTGTGCAGGGAGAACAGTTTGCCCATTAGAGTGCATTCAAGCTCCCCGAGGGTGCCGTGCGTGCCGCGGTCCtccacagggctgggggtggaggggaaggggtAGACCATCTGGGGGCTTTTCCAAGATGTGTGAGCCCCGTATCCCTTCCCAGGGATTCCTCTAAGTGCTGGAGCCTCTGTGAAGGGACAGGGCTCCCGGCCTGTTAGCTGAGGGCCGCTTCCAGAGTCTGGGTGTCTAGGGAGAGCGGGTAGGCTGTGACTTCTCTAGGAGGCGGGCACTCTGGAAGCAGCTGACTCGGATTTGGGGTGCCCTTGGGGAATGCTCTCGAGGTGGTGGCTCAACTGCTCCTCAGCTCTGGGTCCCCAGGGGCCTCACgcggggagaaaggtggggaagaatggggggcaggggaggcccGGAGAGTTTTACAGGAAGAGGCTCATCTGGCCTTTGACTTGGAGGGG encodes:
- the IL22RA1 gene encoding interleukin-22 receptor subunit alpha-1; protein product: MRTLLIILAAGSLVAHIAEDTSDLLQHVKFQSSNFENILTWDSRPESAPDTVYSVQYKTYGETEWQVKEGCQRITRKSCNLTVETGNLTDLYYARVTAIDAGGRSATKMTDRFSSLQHTIIKPPDVTCIPKVRSIQMIVHPTYTPIHTGNGHRLTLEDIFQDLFYHLKLHINHTYQMHLGGKQREFEFFGLTPDTEFLGTIVSIVPTWSKKSTPYMCRAKTLPDQTWTYSFSGAFLFSMGFLFAGLCYLSYRYITKPPLPPNSLNVQHVLTFQPLQLIQEHILSPVFDLSGPSGLAQPVQYAQVKVSGPIEPPGAPPRHSLSEIAYLGQPDLSILQPSGGPPLQTLPPLSYAPQAAPEGRPLSYAPQVTPKAKPPSYTPQAISEVQTPSYTPQATPDSWPPSYGICGEGSGRDPPPMTLSGPKHLGTKGQLQKEAPAGSCSPGGLSLQQVTSLAMQDPQEVKSFHQHLGVHTDREPDSDVIRRGEPRTRSYVKGQLPLLSSVQIEGHPMSLPLQTPSRPCSPTDKGPSPWGLLESLVCPSDEGPASETEAKSPGPRAPDLESPTELDSLFRGLALTVQWES